GGATTGGTAATAACATCAACCAGATTGCCCGAAGTGTTAATCAATCTCAGTTGATTTCAAGTGAAGAATTGCAAGACTTGAAAAAGGGAATCGCTGACTTGATAAGTGAGGTAGAGAAAGAGTTTAGTGTTCAAGCAAAAAAGTTGAGGGAGTTTTATGGTCATCACTAAGCATTTTGCCATTCACGGAAAGAGTTATCGCAGAAAAATTATCAAGTATATTCTTAATCCTGATAAGACTAAGAATCTTGCATTGGTATCGGACTATGGCATGAGAAATTTTCTGGATTTTCCTAGCTATGATGAGATGGTGCAGATGTATCATGAAAATTTTATCAGCAATGATACGCTTTATAATTTTCGGCATGCTAGGTTAGAGGAAAAGCAACGAAAAATTCATGCCCATCATATCATTCAGTCTTTTTCTCCAGAGGATCATCTCACTCCTGAACAAATCAATCAGATTGGCTATGAGACAATGAAGGAGTTAACCGGTGGAAAATTTCGTTTTATCGTTGCGACTCACGCTGATAAAAATCACCTCCATAATCACATCATTATCAACTCGGTTGATAGTAATTCGGACAAAAAACTCAAGTGGGATTATAATGTGGAACGAAATCTTCGAATGATTTCAGATAGATTTTCTAAAATTGCAGGGGCGAAAATTATAGAGAATCGCTATTCCCACCAGCAGTTTGAAGTTTATCGTAAGACCAATTACAAGTACGAACTCAAGCAGCGACTCTATTTTTTGATTGAAAATTCTACCGATTTTGAGGATTTAAAAAAGAACGCTCCATTACTACATATGGAGATGGATTTCAGTCACAAGCATACCACCTTTTTTATGACGGACTCAACTATGAGACAAGTGGTGCGTGGTAATAAACTCAATCGCAAGCAACCTTACACAGAAGAGTTTTTCAAGAATTACTTTGCCAAAAGAAAAATAGAAGAGCTTATGGAATTTCTTCTACCCAATGTTGATAACTTAGAAACTCTGATAAAAAAAGCAAAACTATTTGGATTAAATATCAGTCCTAAGCAAAAGCATGTTTCTTTTCAATTTTCAGGAGTAGAGGTGAAAGAGACCGAAATAAATAAGAAAAATCTTTACGATGTAGAATTTTTCAAAGATTATTTTGAAAAGAGAAAAAAATTGAAAGCTCCAGAACTTAAGGATTTAGTTCAAGTTTATCAAGAAGAGAAAATCTCCAAAGAAAAAGAACTCCCAAGCGAGGAGAAATTTTGGGAGTCCTATCAAGGGTTCAGGAAAAACAGGGACGCTGTTCATGAATTTGAGGTAGAGTTGTCATTTAATCAAATCGAAAAAGTAGTGGATGATGGAATTTACATCAAGATCAAGTTTGGTATTCGTCAGGAGGGGCTTGTCTTTGTACCTAACATGGAGCTAGATATGGAAGAGGATAAGGTAAAGGTTTTTATTAGAGAAACTAGCGCCTACTATGTCTATCACAAAGATGACGCCGAGAAAAACCGCTATATGAAAGGTAGAACGTTGATTCGCCAATTCAGCTCTGAAAATCAAACAATTCCATTCCACAGAAAAACGACTGTGGAGATGATTGAAGAAAAGATTGAAGAAGTGGATGCTTTGATTAAGTTGAATGTGGAAAATCAATCTTATATCACGATTAAAGACGAGCTAGTGCGTGAACTAGCAGCGTCTGAGTTGAGAATCAATGCTTTGCAAGAACGAGTGATAACCTTAAATCAAGTAGCAGAATATTTACTGTCTTCAGTTAAAAACAAGCAAGAAATGAAGTTGAATCTTTCAAAATTGAATATAACTGAGGCAATTAGTATTAATGTTGTGGAAGAGAATCTGAAGGAGTTGGGAAATCAATTGGCATTAGAAAAAGATAGATATGAGAACATCGTATTTAAAATGAATAAGTTTATCAATCGTGTGAGTAAGAAAATTTCAAAAGAAGAAGAGATGGGTTTTCAAAAATAACCTATCTAGTCATTATTTATATATAATTTGTATCTTTTGGCTTATAAATTTGTATTTAAAATTTAATCATGTTACAATTGAAATTGAAATCGAATAGAAAAGGAAAATGCAAACGTGGGCACACTATTAGCAACCAGATTAAAAAATAGACGAAAAGAATTAAAAATGTCTCAGCGAGAATTGGCCGAGGGGATATGTAAACAGGGACAGATTAGTCGATTAGAGAATGGAGAATTTACTCCAGGAGCAGACTTTTTATATGCTCTGTCTAAGAAGTTAAAAGTTAGTATAGATTATTTTTTTAATGAGCAAATTGTAGAAGAGATTGATGAGCTATCAGAGTTTAAGAAGTTAGCCCAGACATTTATCACAAATCGAAATTATGAGTCTTTGAAGTATATATATGAATTAGAGAGTGTAAAGGTACATCGCTTGTCTCTAGTAAATAAATTTTATATGGAGTGGATAAAATCTCTTATAGATTTTTATTTCTATGGGCAAAAAGAGGAAGCTGTGGCAAGATTGGAGAAGGTACTGTCTCAGTTAAATGTAACTGACCTGTTCTACCTTCAAGTTTCAAATACTCTATTTAATTTTTATTATGATATTGAAGATTTAGAGAGCTTTAATGAAATTCGAGAAAAGTTGGAGTGTCAAGTAAATCAACTCAAGTTAAACACAATCGAAGAATTAAACCTTTCTATTAAATTTAATTATAATGTTTGTCGCTATCTATGGTTGCAGAATAATACTGAAGAGGCTATTACTAAAATCACAGATACGATAAAGCAATGTAAGACGTATAGAACAACATATCTTTTGGCTGATTTGTATGTATTGATGGGAAATGTCAGTAAGAATTTTTCTTCTAAAGTTGCAGTAAAAGAGTACTTTGAAACGGCTTATTTCCTATATAAGCTTGAGGGCAATATGTCAATGGCTCTTAAAATCGAGCATTATATTGCAGATATAACAGAATAGCGTAGTTATAGTTTTAATTCTGTTAGGGATTGTATCGAAACCCCAATCTCATATAAAGGCAACAGAAATTGATCCTGGTCCTGCAAACGGTGTTTCTAGATAAAAATTTAGATATTAGAAAAAAATTAATATATTAAAAAAGAGGATTAAAATTGTTGATGTTTGAATTCTATATCCTGGCAGATGTATTGAAGGGAGTAAAATATAGTTTAAAAAGTTGTTTAAATCATCATTATATTTGTAAGGAGAGTCTTACCTGTACAGGTAAGTATTTAGTTATAACTAAATACTTACTAATCATATATGCAATTGTTTAATTATTAAAGGATTTTTACTATGCAAGAGGTCATTATTACAAATAAAAAATTAGATTATTTATTAAAATAAGTGAATGTAAGAATCTAATTTTATACTCTAAAACTGGAAATATAAATTACTTTAAGTTAGATGATAGAATCAGGCGAGATTTATCTAATTTAGATTTAGAGATTTTATATGCAGATACTAGAGATTATGATATTGCATATGCATTATCACAATGTATAGGTGCAAAATTTTTAAAAATTAAAACAGAAGCCTTGTTAAATAGGAATAAACAGTACATATTTATCAGTGAGTATGCAATGTCAAAAGAATTAGATAGTCTGATTATGAGATTATCAATATATAATATTACATACTTAGTTTCTCATGATTTAGAGGCACTATCTGTTTTAATTACGAAATTTTTGTATCCATATAAAATTGAGGGTAATGCGAATATAATATTAAATATGCTTGATTCTTCAATTAAAGAAATCTCTAGAGAAAATTTTTAGATTGTAAATCGTAAAGGGAATGTATATGAAAAATTATGTAATTTAAAAGAAATTAACTATTTATCCGCAATCGTTCATGGTAATGGTAATTTATTATATTTAGGTCAAGAAAAATTAGTGTCAGAAGCAATAGCAATTAATAGTAATGATACGATATTAGTTGATTTTTTAGACTCTAAAAAAAATAAAGTGATTTTCTTAGCTTCTTGTTTTGGAACTGTACTATCAGGAAAATCATATGTAGATGATTTAATCAAATCAAATGTTGATACTATTATTACATATAGAGGACTAAAAGAAAATGGATTCGCAGAGTGTTCGTGGTTTATTTTATTGAACTATTTTGGTTTTCAATATGATGAAATAGTTAGAATAATCAATAAAAAATCAGAAAAAAGAACAGTAGATGCTCCTAGGTATAGTTTGATTGGCTCTAGCGAGAATGCGTTAACGTTTTCTCCATATTGTGAGTATAGATTTGAAGATAATCATATATTGTGTCATACAGAAAATGAAAATCAATTTTACTTTGGTAAATGTAAACTGCCTTTAAATAAAAACGGAAAGGAAGTCTAAGAATGAAGAAATTTAGAAACTTTTCACGATTTTGATTTTGTTGATGGATATTATCATTATTGTTGGTGGCTAAGATACTTAGGAATAATATATAACAGTGTGTAACAAATATTTTTAATTAGTAGTATCTTATTTAAAAAAGTGGGGAGGAATATTATGTATTCTGCATTACTTGGTAATCCAGTGGAACATTCTATATCGGATGAATTATTTGAATATCTAAATAATATTATAGGAGGTTTAGACGACTATAAACATAAGAAAATTTTAGTGAACTCAGTGTGTTTAGAAGAAAAAATTAAAAATCTAATAAATGATCCACAATGCATTGGATTAAACATAACTTTACCCTATAAAAGAGAAACAATGAAATATATTGATACTTTAGATAAAGTAGCTGAGGTAACCGGTTCTGTTAACAATATTTACAAAACTGGAGATATTATTATAGGAACTAATACTGATTGGAAAGGTATTTATGATACATTAGATTTTTTCAATGTTAACCATTTAAAAAAATGTTGTATTTGGGGTACTGGAGGTACTTCAAGGGCGGCTATTTTTGCTTTACGAAAACTACAAATCTCACCAGTCATTGTATATAGAGAGCCAATTAGTGAAAATACATGGAGTTTAATGGAAAGTTTTTCTGATCTAAAGTTTATTACATATCAGGAATTGGTCAATCAACAACTTTTAAATGATATAGAGATCATAATAAATACTACACCAGTTGGAATGGTAAATTATGAAGATGATTTACCTATAAATCTTAAGCAGTTAGATAGTATTAATTATGAAGATAAATACTTTATGGATGTAGTTTTCAATCCTTTACACACTAAGCTTCATAAATATTTTAGTAGTAAAGGAGTAAAAATAATAGACGGTTTATGGGTTTTACTTTTTCAAGGGATCGAGGCATTTTCATTGTGGTGCGATAAAATCAATGATAGTAAGTATTTTTTACTAAAAGATGATATAGTACGGATACATAAATTTTTGGAAAGGAAGATACAAGAAACAGATGGTTTTTCATATAACAGTAAATCTCGATGAAATATCAGATAGCTTAGATACTTCGTTGAAATTTTTAAATAATCTATCAATTAAAAGTTGTGAATTAAGAATGATAAATAATAAAAATATTATAAAACTTAGTGACGAAGAGTTAATCAATTTAAAAGAAAAATTGCAAAAGTATAATATAACCCCGGTTTCCATTGCGAGTCCACTTTTTAAATGGAATGTAAAAGGAGAGAATTTAGAAAGTAATCTTGATTTATATGGTATGTCGACTAGTGTTACATTAAATGAACAATGGCTCTATATAAGAAAAATTATTTTTATAGCTAGATTCCTAAATATTAAATATATAAGAATATTTGGTGGAATTGGGTGTTCAGTAGATGATTTCTTGTGCAATGAACTATTTTTGAGTATGTTAAATGAGACTGATATTATTTTTTTAATTGAGAATGAGTTAGGGACTGCTGTGAGCACTGCAGACGACTTGATAAAAATAGGGCATTTTATAGATGAAAAATCGATAAAAAATTTAAAAATTTGGTTTGATATAGCTAATTATTATAGAATTGATCCCAAAGTAGGCCAGCTTATTCAAAAATTGAAAAATTATATCTATTATATTCATTGTAAGAATTATATTATTAATGATTCAGGAATATATTATGTAGAATTAGGAAAAGGAATTATCAACTTCAAAACTCTCATTCATGAAATCCGTGAACATTTTATAAATTTAATTTTTAGTTTAGAAGTACATGAAAAAGAACTGGATAAAAAGGCAGAAGTAGTGAGAAAATCCTATTTAACCCTAAGTGAGTATATTGATGGAGATTAAAATGAATTTAAGTATAGTTGGTTTAAAGAATATTCCTTATTTGAAAGAAGGTGAAAATTTAGAAAAGTTTATTGCAGAGAGTATTAAAGATTCAGATTTTTCTATTGAGGACAATAACGTACTTTGCATAGCTTCTAAAATTGTGTCTATTTCAGAAAATCAAGTTTTGTCTTTGAAACAGGTTCAAGTGAGTGATGAAGCTAAAGAAATTCAGAAGAGCATCCCTCGTAAAGATCCTAGAATAATTGAAATTATGCTCAACTTAGTTGATAGAGACCTGTCACGTTTAGATATAAAAAAAAATTACATTGGATGTAGATTGGAAAATGGTTTAAAGTTGACAAGTGGTGGAATCGATAAAAAATCAGTTGATGAAGTATTTCTCTTGCCTAAAAATCCAGATGCTTCTGCAAAAAGAATCTCAGAATATCTTAAACTGTCACTTGGTAAGAACGTGGCAGTTGTTATAACTGATAGTGATGGTAGGGAGGATAAAAGAGGAGCTACTCAAGTAGCAATTGGCATTTATGGTATTCCTCCATTGAGGAAAACAGCAGTAATAGATTCTAATGGAGAGACAATAAAATTCCAAGAAGAAACTTTATGTGACATGATTGCAGCTAGTGCTGGTTTAGTAATGGGGCAACGTGGAACAGGAATTCCTGCTGTTATTATCAAAGGCATAGAATATGAGTGGTCTGAAACGACAAATATTAAGGATGCAATTAATGAGAGTTCCAATTGAGAGTAAAAATATTTTAATGGTTGGATTTGGTAAAATTGGGAAAATAAAAGCTTATAAATGGATGGGCAGAGGCTACAATGTATATGTAAAAGATATAAAATTTTGTAATTTAATATTACTTAACAAAGGAATCAGTGTAGATGATGATTTATCGAGACAATATTTTACCATTGAAATTTGTACTCCGACTAACCAACATGTAGTAGTATTGAAGAATATTCTAAAAAAATATTTATTTTCATATGTTAGTATAGAGAAACCACTTTGTAATACATTTAAAGATCTAGAGGAAATTACTTCAATCATAAAAAAGCAACCAGATTTAGAAAAAAATATTTTTGTGAGTGAACAATATTTTTATTCTACAATTTTAGATATTTTCTCAAATCATGGATGTTTTTCTTTGAGTGGAACAGAAAAAATACAGATTGAATTTTCTAAAAATAGAATCTCGGATAATGAAAATGGAAGATTTTTAGATGAGGAGATATTAGGTTACGGAATCGAACTTCCGCATATATTAGCGATTTTAAGATATTTAGGAATATCATCAGATGAATTTGTTAATGGTGTTTTTGTAGATAATCTTTATATAAAAGATTTAAGAAACCATGATTATTCGATAGAAATTTTATCTAGAATTAGAAATATATCGATAGAAATTAACAG
This genomic interval from Streptococcus oralis subsp. tigurinus contains the following:
- a CDS encoding SAG1250 family conjugative relaxase, encoding MVITKHFAIHGKSYRRKIIKYILNPDKTKNLALVSDYGMRNFLDFPSYDEMVQMYHENFISNDTLYNFRHARLEEKQRKIHAHHIIQSFSPEDHLTPEQINQIGYETMKELTGGKFRFIVATHADKNHLHNHIIINSVDSNSDKKLKWDYNVERNLRMISDRFSKIAGAKIIENRYSHQQFEVYRKTNYKYELKQRLYFLIENSTDFEDLKKNAPLLHMEMDFSHKHTTFFMTDSTMRQVVRGNKLNRKQPYTEEFFKNYFAKRKIEELMEFLLPNVDNLETLIKKAKLFGLNISPKQKHVSFQFSGVEVKETEINKKNLYDVEFFKDYFEKRKKLKAPELKDLVQVYQEEKISKEKELPSEEKFWESYQGFRKNRDAVHEFEVELSFNQIEKVVDDGIYIKIKFGIRQEGLVFVPNMELDMEEDKVKVFIRETSAYYVYHKDDAEKNRYMKGRTLIRQFSSENQTIPFHRKTTVEMIEEKIEEVDALIKLNVENQSYITIKDELVRELAASELRINALQERVITLNQVAEYLLSSVKNKQEMKLNLSKLNITEAISINVVEENLKELGNQLALEKDRYENIVFKMNKFINRVSKKISKEEEMGFQK
- a CDS encoding helix-turn-helix domain-containing protein, which encodes MGTLLATRLKNRRKELKMSQRELAEGICKQGQISRLENGEFTPGADFLYALSKKLKVSIDYFFNEQIVEEIDELSEFKKLAQTFITNRNYESLKYIYELESVKVHRLSLVNKFYMEWIKSLIDFYFYGQKEEAVARLEKVLSQLNVTDLFYLQVSNTLFNFYYDIEDLESFNEIREKLECQVNQLKLNTIEELNLSIKFNYNVCRYLWLQNNTEEAITKITDTIKQCKTYRTTYLLADLYVLMGNVSKNFSSKVAVKEYFETAYFLYKLEGNMSMALKIEHYIADITE
- a CDS encoding shikimate dehydrogenase gives rise to the protein MYSALLGNPVEHSISDELFEYLNNIIGGLDDYKHKKILVNSVCLEEKIKNLINDPQCIGLNITLPYKRETMKYIDTLDKVAEVTGSVNNIYKTGDIIIGTNTDWKGIYDTLDFFNVNHLKKCCIWGTGGTSRAAIFALRKLQISPVIVYREPISENTWSLMESFSDLKFITYQELVNQQLLNDIEIIINTTPVGMVNYEDDLPINLKQLDSINYEDKYFMDVVFNPLHTKLHKYFSSKGVKIIDGLWVLLFQGIEAFSLWCDKINDSKYFLLKDDIVRIHKFLERKIQETDGFSYNSKSR
- a CDS encoding sugar phosphate isomerase/epimerase family protein, which produces MVFHITVNLDEISDSLDTSLKFLNNLSIKSCELRMINNKNIIKLSDEELINLKEKLQKYNITPVSIASPLFKWNVKGENLESNLDLYGMSTSVTLNEQWLYIRKIIFIARFLNIKYIRIFGGIGCSVDDFLCNELFLSMLNETDIIFLIENELGTAVSTADDLIKIGHFIDEKSIKNLKIWFDIANYYRIDPKVGQLIQKLKNYIYYIHCKNYIINDSGIYYVELGKGIINFKTLIHEIREHFINLIFSLEVHEKELDKKAEVVRKSYLTLSEYIDGD
- a CDS encoding coenzyme F420-0:L-glutamate ligase — its product is MNLSIVGLKNIPYLKEGENLEKFIAESIKDSDFSIEDNNVLCIASKIVSISENQVLSLKQVQVSDEAKEIQKSIPRKDPRIIEIMLNLVDRDLSRLDIKKNYIGCRLENGLKLTSGGIDKKSVDEVFLLPKNPDASAKRISEYLKLSLGKNVAVVITDSDGREDKRGATQVAIGIYGIPPLRKTAVIDSNGETIKFQEETLCDMIAASAGLVMGQRGTGIPAVIIKGIEYEWSETTNIKDAINESSN
- a CDS encoding dehydrogenase, with amino-acid sequence MRVPIESKNILMVGFGKIGKIKAYKWMGRGYNVYVKDIKFCNLILLNKGISVDDDLSRQYFTIEICTPTNQHVVVLKNILKKYLFSYVSIEKPLCNTFKDLEEITSIIKKQPDLEKNIFVSEQYFYSTILDIFSNHGCFSLSGTEKIQIEFSKNRISDNENGRFLDEEILGYGIELPHILAILRYLGISSDEFVNGVFVDNLYIKDLRNHDYSIEILSRIRNISIEINSNLGSFSIKDGKQMNRKNGTVRTARIDDSILIFDPHPKIERYRSELINGDNKIQISDDMIDKQLTLLEENRIPRGCDIISAIEITKVLLKLYLECNKIYV